The Ignavibacteria bacterium genome window below encodes:
- a CDS encoding DUF1624 domain-containing protein, producing MSSVGHTHTSRVVFIDLLRFVAIFLMVHGHTVDVLLSYNYRMPSSVGFNTWLFFRGLTAPLFLFASGFVYGVRFRRTDSTVKFKLIQRKTIRRALLIILIGYLMKSPTPSPFHWTHVTYQMVQLFFAVDILQLIGVSLLILLGIETLARNYKFEAMRVLLLVSFLFLMFHPIVKLIEWEHWLPLSLSSWFSQATGSLFPLFPWGAYLFLGGVLGIYFQKKNYFTDLIILSKVQLKLGIIFIAGAVMLNLFELLLFADSTFWTISPNLVYSRFGIVLVFGSLFALISIPIKHIPQFLKNASKNSLEIYVVHVMLLYGSSWNQGIKIFIGNKLNVLETILGVIVMIVLMILFSELLTKFNNVTYPRWKQKILTKLKSKKYKLKN from the coding sequence ATGTCGAGCGTAGGCCACACACATACTTCACGGGTAGTTTTTATTGACCTCTTAAGGTTCGTTGCCATTTTTTTAATGGTGCACGGACATACTGTTGATGTTTTATTGAGCTATAACTATCGAATGCCAAGTTCAGTTGGATTTAATACTTGGTTGTTTTTCCGGGGATTGACTGCACCATTATTTTTATTTGCTTCAGGTTTTGTTTATGGTGTTAGATTCAGACGAACCGACTCAACTGTAAAATTTAAACTCATTCAGAGAAAAACAATTCGCCGAGCTTTATTAATTATTTTAATAGGCTATTTGATGAAATCGCCTACCCCTTCACCATTTCACTGGACGCATGTTACATATCAGATGGTCCAATTATTCTTTGCAGTTGATATACTTCAATTGATCGGTGTAAGTCTCCTTATTTTGTTGGGGATTGAAACCCTGGCACGTAATTATAAATTTGAAGCGATGAGAGTTTTGTTACTCGTCTCATTTTTATTCTTAATGTTTCACCCGATTGTGAAATTAATTGAGTGGGAACATTGGCTGCCTCTGTCACTTTCTTCTTGGTTCTCGCAAGCTACAGGATCTTTATTTCCGCTTTTCCCATGGGGGGCATACTTATTTTTAGGAGGCGTTCTCGGAATTTATTTTCAAAAGAAAAATTATTTTACTGATTTAATAATTCTATCAAAAGTTCAATTAAAGCTTGGAATTATCTTTATCGCAGGTGCAGTAATGTTGAATTTATTTGAACTCCTTCTATTTGCAGATTCAACCTTTTGGACAATAAGTCCGAATCTTGTTTATTCACGATTCGGTATTGTGTTAGTTTTTGGAAGTCTGTTTGCATTAATTTCGATTCCGATAAAACACATTCCGCAATTTTTAAAAAATGCGAGCAAAAACTCACTTGAAATATATGTTGTTCATGTTATGCTTCTTTACGGAAGTTCATGGAATCAAGGAATAAAAATTTTCATCGGAAATAAATTGAATGTTCTTGAAACAATCCTCGGTGTAATCGTGATGATTGTTTTAATGATTCTATTTTCCGAGTTGTTGACAAAATTTAATAATGTAACCTACCCAAGATGGAAGCAAAAGATTTTAACAAAATTAAAAAGCAAAAAATACAAATTAAAAAATTAA